From one Musa acuminata AAA Group cultivar baxijiao chromosome BXJ2-6, Cavendish_Baxijiao_AAA, whole genome shotgun sequence genomic stretch:
- the LOC103986842 gene encoding NAC domain-containing protein 74 isoform X1, with protein sequence MRHSSVKSTCIRLYLPLKLLWMETLTALPPGFGFHPTDVELVSHYLKRKTQGHNFDEIIPEVDIYKHEPWDLPAKCHVPTRDNTWHFFTLRERKYRAGSRSNRATEEGYWKSTGNDRNVKFQNRVIGTKKTLVYYEGRAPRGKRTDWIMHEYDLDEKECKASPGLKGTFVLCRLTKRNDWPLENEKTEPVVCKESSSHSSDMEDLDAWVAGLFDPNFGTNSNRLEHEAVILQADVGSLVPKQEPVDSHLDQSADGNIGYLLEDDACNILKSDSNNSFQKSNTGARDDVSTHGRSSRDVNVKKENPTFGHTASTNSYKSFDTGIQIRQRRAGPSAEVPSGRIRLQVSKVASRNSASVNHTIKVGNEGHHLDLNRSQNQTFSSGLALDQESAVVTSSVSYQFNAKSNPSSESDRSCPVVSMTLLGAISSNDVTLQKSSSAPLDDRSFIRGIDRGMGMLVPALQSACHSQCFILGACLAGTAALFIYFMLRGDAG encoded by the exons ATGCGGCACAGCAGTGTCAAGAGCACTTGTATTCGCCTATATCTGCCACT TAAGCTGCTGTGGATGGAGACCTTAACTGCTCTGCCCCCTGGGTTTGGCTTTCATCCAACAGATGTTGAACTTGTCTCCCATTATTTGAAGAGAAAAACACAAGGACACAACTTTGACGAAATTATTCCAGAggtggacatatataagcatgaaCCATGGGATCTACCTG CAAAGTGTCATGTGCCTACCAGAGATAACACGTGGCACTTTTTCACTTTACGTGAAAGAAAATACCGTGCTGGTTCTCGCTCGAACAGGGCCACAGAAGAAGGTTATTGGAAATCCACAGGGAATGATCGGAATGTCAAGTTTCAAAATCGAGTTATAGGAACCAAGAAAACTCTAGTATATTATGAAGGTCGAGCTCCACGTGGAAAACGTACTGATTGGATTATGCATGAATATGATTTAGATGAAAAAGAGTGTAAAGCTTCTCCTGGTTTGAAG GGTACCTTTGTTCTTTGTCGTCTTACTAAGAGGAATGATTGGCCATTGGAAAATGAGAAGACTGAACCGGTGGTCTGCAAGGAATCATCTAGTCACTCGAGTGACATGGAAGATTTAGATGCATGGGTTGCAGGGCTCTTCGATCCGAACTTTGGCACTAATTCTAATAGACTAGAGCATGAAGCAGTG ATTTTGCAGGCAGATGTCGGTTCTCTTGTGCCAAAGCAGGAGCCAGTGgattctcatcttgatcaaagtgcTGATGGCAACATTGGCTACCTATTAGAAGATGATGCCTGTAATATCTTGAAATCTGATTCCAATAACTCATTTCAGAAGTCCAATACTGGAGCCAGAGATGATGTTTCCACTCATGGAAGAAGTTCCCGGGATGTAAATGTTAAGAAAGAGAATCCTACATTTGGTCACACGGCTTCCACCAATTCATACAAGAGCTTTGATACTGGAATCCAGATTCGACAACGCCGTGCAGGACCTTCAGCTGAAGTTCCCTCTGGCAGGATTAGACTTCAGGTTAGCAAAGTGGCATCGAGGAACTCCGCATCAGTCAACCACACCATAAAGGTTGGCAATGAAGGTCATCATCTTGATCTGAATAGAAGTCAAAATCAGACTTTCAGTTCAGGGCTGGCACTCGACCAAGAGTCTGCAGTTGTAACATCATCAGTTTCTTATCAGTTCAatgcaaaatcaaatccaagttcCGAGTCTGATCGATCTTGCCCAGTTGTGTCTATGACATTACTGGGGGCAATATCATCAAATGATGTTACTCTTCAGAAGTCCTCCAGTGCACCTCTTGACGACCGGAGCTTCATCCGAGGAATTGACAGGGGCATGGGAATGCTTGTACCAGCACTTCAGTCAGCTTGTCACTCGCAGTGTTTTATCCTCGGTGCATGTCTCGCTGGAACTGCAGCTCTTTTCATATATTTTATGCTGCGAGGCGATGCTGGATGA
- the LOC103986842 gene encoding NAC domain-containing protein 74 isoform X3 — protein METLTALPPGFGFHPTDVELVSHYLKRKTQGHNFDEIIPEVDIYKHEPWDLPAKCHVPTRDNTWHFFTLRERKYRAGSRSNRATEEGYWKSTGNDRNVKFQNRVIGTKKTLVYYEGRAPRGKRTDWIMHEYDLDEKECKASPGLKGTFVLCRLTKRNDWPLENEKTEPVVCKESSSHSSDMEDLDAWVAGLFDPNFGTNSNRLEHEAVILQADVGSLVPKQEPVDSHLDQSADGNIGYLLEDDACNILKSDSNNSFQKSNTGARDDVSTHGRSSRDVNVKKENPTFGHTASTNSYKSFDTGIQIRQRRAGPSAEVPSGRIRLQVSKVASRNSASVNHTIKVGNEGHHLDLNRSQNQTFSSGLALDQESAVVTSSVSYQFNAKSNPSSESDRSCPVVSMTLLGAISSNDVTLQKSSSAPLDDRSFIRGIDRGMGMLVPALQSACHSQCFILGACLAGTAALFIYFMLRGDAG, from the exons ATGGAGACCTTAACTGCTCTGCCCCCTGGGTTTGGCTTTCATCCAACAGATGTTGAACTTGTCTCCCATTATTTGAAGAGAAAAACACAAGGACACAACTTTGACGAAATTATTCCAGAggtggacatatataagcatgaaCCATGGGATCTACCTG CAAAGTGTCATGTGCCTACCAGAGATAACACGTGGCACTTTTTCACTTTACGTGAAAGAAAATACCGTGCTGGTTCTCGCTCGAACAGGGCCACAGAAGAAGGTTATTGGAAATCCACAGGGAATGATCGGAATGTCAAGTTTCAAAATCGAGTTATAGGAACCAAGAAAACTCTAGTATATTATGAAGGTCGAGCTCCACGTGGAAAACGTACTGATTGGATTATGCATGAATATGATTTAGATGAAAAAGAGTGTAAAGCTTCTCCTGGTTTGAAG GGTACCTTTGTTCTTTGTCGTCTTACTAAGAGGAATGATTGGCCATTGGAAAATGAGAAGACTGAACCGGTGGTCTGCAAGGAATCATCTAGTCACTCGAGTGACATGGAAGATTTAGATGCATGGGTTGCAGGGCTCTTCGATCCGAACTTTGGCACTAATTCTAATAGACTAGAGCATGAAGCAGTG ATTTTGCAGGCAGATGTCGGTTCTCTTGTGCCAAAGCAGGAGCCAGTGgattctcatcttgatcaaagtgcTGATGGCAACATTGGCTACCTATTAGAAGATGATGCCTGTAATATCTTGAAATCTGATTCCAATAACTCATTTCAGAAGTCCAATACTGGAGCCAGAGATGATGTTTCCACTCATGGAAGAAGTTCCCGGGATGTAAATGTTAAGAAAGAGAATCCTACATTTGGTCACACGGCTTCCACCAATTCATACAAGAGCTTTGATACTGGAATCCAGATTCGACAACGCCGTGCAGGACCTTCAGCTGAAGTTCCCTCTGGCAGGATTAGACTTCAGGTTAGCAAAGTGGCATCGAGGAACTCCGCATCAGTCAACCACACCATAAAGGTTGGCAATGAAGGTCATCATCTTGATCTGAATAGAAGTCAAAATCAGACTTTCAGTTCAGGGCTGGCACTCGACCAAGAGTCTGCAGTTGTAACATCATCAGTTTCTTATCAGTTCAatgcaaaatcaaatccaagttcCGAGTCTGATCGATCTTGCCCAGTTGTGTCTATGACATTACTGGGGGCAATATCATCAAATGATGTTACTCTTCAGAAGTCCTCCAGTGCACCTCTTGACGACCGGAGCTTCATCCGAGGAATTGACAGGGGCATGGGAATGCTTGTACCAGCACTTCAGTCAGCTTGTCACTCGCAGTGTTTTATCCTCGGTGCATGTCTCGCTGGAACTGCAGCTCTTTTCATATATTTTATGCTGCGAGGCGATGCTGGATGA
- the LOC103986842 gene encoding NAC domain-containing protein 74 isoform X4, which yields METLTALPPGFGFHPTDVELVSHYLKRKTQGHNFDEIIPEVDIYKHEPWDLPAKCHVPTRDNTWHFFTLRERKYRAGSRSNRATEEGYWKSTGNDRNVKFQNRVIGTKKTLVYYEGRAPRGKRTDWIMHEYDLDEKECKASPGLKGTFVLCRLTKRNDWPLENEKTEPVVCKESSSHSSDMEDLDAWVAGLFDPNFGTNSNRLEHEAVADVGSLVPKQEPVDSHLDQSADGNIGYLLEDDACNILKSDSNNSFQKSNTGARDDVSTHGRSSRDVNVKKENPTFGHTASTNSYKSFDTGIQIRQRRAGPSAEVPSGRIRLQVSKVASRNSASVNHTIKVGNEGHHLDLNRSQNQTFSSGLALDQESAVVTSSVSYQFNAKSNPSSESDRSCPVVSMTLLGAISSNDVTLQKSSSAPLDDRSFIRGIDRGMGMLVPALQSACHSQCFILGACLAGTAALFIYFMLRGDAG from the exons ATGGAGACCTTAACTGCTCTGCCCCCTGGGTTTGGCTTTCATCCAACAGATGTTGAACTTGTCTCCCATTATTTGAAGAGAAAAACACAAGGACACAACTTTGACGAAATTATTCCAGAggtggacatatataagcatgaaCCATGGGATCTACCTG CAAAGTGTCATGTGCCTACCAGAGATAACACGTGGCACTTTTTCACTTTACGTGAAAGAAAATACCGTGCTGGTTCTCGCTCGAACAGGGCCACAGAAGAAGGTTATTGGAAATCCACAGGGAATGATCGGAATGTCAAGTTTCAAAATCGAGTTATAGGAACCAAGAAAACTCTAGTATATTATGAAGGTCGAGCTCCACGTGGAAAACGTACTGATTGGATTATGCATGAATATGATTTAGATGAAAAAGAGTGTAAAGCTTCTCCTGGTTTGAAG GGTACCTTTGTTCTTTGTCGTCTTACTAAGAGGAATGATTGGCCATTGGAAAATGAGAAGACTGAACCGGTGGTCTGCAAGGAATCATCTAGTCACTCGAGTGACATGGAAGATTTAGATGCATGGGTTGCAGGGCTCTTCGATCCGAACTTTGGCACTAATTCTAATAGACTAGAGCATGAAGCAGTG GCAGATGTCGGTTCTCTTGTGCCAAAGCAGGAGCCAGTGgattctcatcttgatcaaagtgcTGATGGCAACATTGGCTACCTATTAGAAGATGATGCCTGTAATATCTTGAAATCTGATTCCAATAACTCATTTCAGAAGTCCAATACTGGAGCCAGAGATGATGTTTCCACTCATGGAAGAAGTTCCCGGGATGTAAATGTTAAGAAAGAGAATCCTACATTTGGTCACACGGCTTCCACCAATTCATACAAGAGCTTTGATACTGGAATCCAGATTCGACAACGCCGTGCAGGACCTTCAGCTGAAGTTCCCTCTGGCAGGATTAGACTTCAGGTTAGCAAAGTGGCATCGAGGAACTCCGCATCAGTCAACCACACCATAAAGGTTGGCAATGAAGGTCATCATCTTGATCTGAATAGAAGTCAAAATCAGACTTTCAGTTCAGGGCTGGCACTCGACCAAGAGTCTGCAGTTGTAACATCATCAGTTTCTTATCAGTTCAatgcaaaatcaaatccaagttcCGAGTCTGATCGATCTTGCCCAGTTGTGTCTATGACATTACTGGGGGCAATATCATCAAATGATGTTACTCTTCAGAAGTCCTCCAGTGCACCTCTTGACGACCGGAGCTTCATCCGAGGAATTGACAGGGGCATGGGAATGCTTGTACCAGCACTTCAGTCAGCTTGTCACTCGCAGTGTTTTATCCTCGGTGCATGTCTCGCTGGAACTGCAGCTCTTTTCATATATTTTATGCTGCGAGGCGATGCTGGATGA
- the LOC103986841 gene encoding pollen-specific leucine-rich repeat extensin-like protein 2, whose amino-acid sequence MNASKFMDKQIMELSGSSVPADKFFDLLNPQEDHQIDGAASGGGSSVKKEQQQGEKAEIFPSYEFHPIRAVGSSSPPTTGGGLGGSWPTWGSVDSKLASFNLQNAGILEPHEPTKASHQKEKSTYDVAMVAEIDTTVKRYADNLMNALEGVNSRLLQLENRTHHLENSVDELKVAIGNNNGSTDGRLRQFDNILREVQSGVQILRDKQDIVEAQLHLAQLKASKGEQQQQQNSKTVQPDSRQHEVPASQQPIQQSYQQPVPPAQPTVLPAPQVPNAPPPAPQQIPPLHMHPQLPQPQVPSVPSLPRESGFPPAAQHAEATHQQYQVPVQHPQAAPPPPPSGPQHYQPPHLPQYSQPPQSQHSVNPTQQQPPPIPQHAEESAPYAPPPQSYPPSIYQPATFPQPPSGPPQQFFVPNSSMYGPPTSKPNSGPPPSSGYGPPTGPSYSDSAYGGLPSGQSSSPMKHFTPSVPSGGSSNYPRLPTARILPQAPQTASGSSSPSGTRLPIDDVVEKVATMGFSRDQVRATVRKLTENGQSVDLNVVLDRLMNDG is encoded by the exons ATGAACGCGTCCAAGTTCATGGACAAGCAGATCATGGAGCTTTCCGGATCATCGGTGCCTGCTGACAAGTTCTTCGACCTCCTCAACCCCCAGGAAGACCATCAGATAGACGGCGCCGCCTCCGGAGGAGGAAGCAGCGTCAAGAAGGAGCAGCAGCAGGGAGAGAAGGCCGAGATCTTCCCTAGCTATGAGTTTCACCCCATCCGGGCCGTCGGATCTTCCTCTCCCCCGACCACCGGCGGCGGCCTTGGTGGCTCCTGGCCCACCTGGGGCTCCGTCGATTCCAAGCTGGCCTCCTTCAATCTCCAG AATGCTGGTATTCTGGAGCCCCACGAACCAACAAAAGCTAGCCATCAGAAAGAAAAGAGTACATATGATGTTGCAATGGTGGCTGAGATTGACACTACAGTGAAAAGATACGCTGATAATTTGATGAATGCTTTGGAAGGTGTTAATTCAAGACTGCTGCAACTTGAGAATAGAACTCACCACCTGGAAAACTCTGTGGATGAGCTCAAGGTGGCTATTGGAAATAATAATGGCAGCACAGATGGAAGATTAAGGCAATTTGACAATATTTTGAGAGAG GTACAATCTGGGGTGCAAATTCTGCGGGACAAGCAGGATATCGTGGAGGCACAGCTGCATCTTGCACAGTTAAAAGCTTCCAAAGgggagcaacagcagcagcaaaatTCAAAGACTGTGCAACCAGATTCTCGGCAACATGAGGTACCTGCATCACAACAGCCCATCCAACAATCCTATCAACAACCAGTTCCACCTGCACAACCAACTGTGCTTCCTGCTCCGCAAGTGCCAAATGCTCCGCCACCTGCACCACAACAAATCCCACCTCTCCATATGCATCCTCAGTTACCTCAACCTCAAGTTCCTTCTGTCCCGTCTTTACCGCGAGAGTCTGGCTTCCCCCCAGCTGCTCAGCACGCAGAAGCTACACACCAACAGTACCAAGTGCCAGTTCAGCATCCTCAGGCAGCACCACCTCCACCACCATCTGGACCACAACATTATCAGCCTCCTCATCTTCCACAGTATTCTCAGCCACCCCAATCACAACATTCTGTTAATCCCACGCAGCAGCAGCCACCCCCTATACCTCAGCACGCTGAAGAATCTGCACCATATGCGCCTCCACCTCAGAGCTATCCCCCAAGCATCTACCAACCTGCCACTTTTCCTCAGCCACCGAGTGGGCCACCTCAACAATTTTTTGTCCCCAACTCCAGCATGTATGGACCACCTACAAGCAAACCAAACTCAGGGCCGCCACCTTCTTCTGGCTATGGACCACCAACAGGTCCTAGTTACTCTGATTCTGCTTACGGAGGGTTGCCTTCCGGCCAAAGCAGCTCTCCGATGAAACACTTCACTCCCTCAGTCCCATCTGGTGGAAGCAGCAACTATCCACGACTTCCTACGGCCCGCATCTTACCACAGGCACCACAAACTGCCTCTGGCTCTAGTAGTCCTTCAGGAACTAGATTGCCAATTGATGACGTGGTGGAGAAAGTTGCTACGATGGGATTCTCGAGAGATCAAGTCAGGGCAACAGTGAGGAAGTTGACAGAGAACGGGCAGTCGGTTGATCTGAATGTGGTGCTTGACAGACTCATGAACGATGGTTGA
- the LOC103986842 gene encoding NAC domain-containing protein 74 isoform X2 encodes MRHSSVKSTCIRLYLPLKLLWMETLTALPPGFGFHPTDVELVSHYLKRKTQGHNFDEIIPEVDIYKHEPWDLPAKCHVPTRDNTWHFFTLRERKYRAGSRSNRATEEGYWKSTGNDRNVKFQNRVIGTKKTLVYYEGRAPRGKRTDWIMHEYDLDEKECKASPGLKGTFVLCRLTKRNDWPLENEKTEPVVCKESSSHSSDMEDLDAWVAGLFDPNFGTNSNRLEHEAVADVGSLVPKQEPVDSHLDQSADGNIGYLLEDDACNILKSDSNNSFQKSNTGARDDVSTHGRSSRDVNVKKENPTFGHTASTNSYKSFDTGIQIRQRRAGPSAEVPSGRIRLQVSKVASRNSASVNHTIKVGNEGHHLDLNRSQNQTFSSGLALDQESAVVTSSVSYQFNAKSNPSSESDRSCPVVSMTLLGAISSNDVTLQKSSSAPLDDRSFIRGIDRGMGMLVPALQSACHSQCFILGACLAGTAALFIYFMLRGDAG; translated from the exons ATGCGGCACAGCAGTGTCAAGAGCACTTGTATTCGCCTATATCTGCCACT TAAGCTGCTGTGGATGGAGACCTTAACTGCTCTGCCCCCTGGGTTTGGCTTTCATCCAACAGATGTTGAACTTGTCTCCCATTATTTGAAGAGAAAAACACAAGGACACAACTTTGACGAAATTATTCCAGAggtggacatatataagcatgaaCCATGGGATCTACCTG CAAAGTGTCATGTGCCTACCAGAGATAACACGTGGCACTTTTTCACTTTACGTGAAAGAAAATACCGTGCTGGTTCTCGCTCGAACAGGGCCACAGAAGAAGGTTATTGGAAATCCACAGGGAATGATCGGAATGTCAAGTTTCAAAATCGAGTTATAGGAACCAAGAAAACTCTAGTATATTATGAAGGTCGAGCTCCACGTGGAAAACGTACTGATTGGATTATGCATGAATATGATTTAGATGAAAAAGAGTGTAAAGCTTCTCCTGGTTTGAAG GGTACCTTTGTTCTTTGTCGTCTTACTAAGAGGAATGATTGGCCATTGGAAAATGAGAAGACTGAACCGGTGGTCTGCAAGGAATCATCTAGTCACTCGAGTGACATGGAAGATTTAGATGCATGGGTTGCAGGGCTCTTCGATCCGAACTTTGGCACTAATTCTAATAGACTAGAGCATGAAGCAGTG GCAGATGTCGGTTCTCTTGTGCCAAAGCAGGAGCCAGTGgattctcatcttgatcaaagtgcTGATGGCAACATTGGCTACCTATTAGAAGATGATGCCTGTAATATCTTGAAATCTGATTCCAATAACTCATTTCAGAAGTCCAATACTGGAGCCAGAGATGATGTTTCCACTCATGGAAGAAGTTCCCGGGATGTAAATGTTAAGAAAGAGAATCCTACATTTGGTCACACGGCTTCCACCAATTCATACAAGAGCTTTGATACTGGAATCCAGATTCGACAACGCCGTGCAGGACCTTCAGCTGAAGTTCCCTCTGGCAGGATTAGACTTCAGGTTAGCAAAGTGGCATCGAGGAACTCCGCATCAGTCAACCACACCATAAAGGTTGGCAATGAAGGTCATCATCTTGATCTGAATAGAAGTCAAAATCAGACTTTCAGTTCAGGGCTGGCACTCGACCAAGAGTCTGCAGTTGTAACATCATCAGTTTCTTATCAGTTCAatgcaaaatcaaatccaagttcCGAGTCTGATCGATCTTGCCCAGTTGTGTCTATGACATTACTGGGGGCAATATCATCAAATGATGTTACTCTTCAGAAGTCCTCCAGTGCACCTCTTGACGACCGGAGCTTCATCCGAGGAATTGACAGGGGCATGGGAATGCTTGTACCAGCACTTCAGTCAGCTTGTCACTCGCAGTGTTTTATCCTCGGTGCATGTCTCGCTGGAACTGCAGCTCTTTTCATATATTTTATGCTGCGAGGCGATGCTGGATGA
- the LOC103988202 gene encoding uncharacterized protein LOC103988202 isoform X2, which translates to MSISLLPNHEGKALDRLSDRKLSNCSYFKRARIDQPESSTRNVRVDDGITVFQKNAELLRSTSADKARMIKPKRGLDGKRNDRKNFRSGIKTRYDSFTSKSGFASSDSNCGGNNLLGLYGLRSDLCDITKHMDEPVLHELLDGSYKYCNINAEKGKKPPVVNENLFTSVRKAFSILPHNCATDSNDNRKSAPCLMKPSSSSSMSDCYHNGKDVDESASTAKYPNLDGADLYQPKKVLESLVLPPVQDLGTLLSDLSMTSSLLKTTLPKKTCQSASLPPFLWSSYHNGACKPITDTAKQVSARNTSQGRWLRIASNSVLARDNQHCFSDLELLTFDSNKDPLQKSGVHQDDPLDSSIKLPYDGPSNMVSPMSTLESNTPDDRGLEKESCLSVSKRLNLMGEHTNSSYVYLEGDNEDSFLPRTSGSEASLKFQRKDSHSLDQVRSTCQFSNTDVAQKDQHTINKHCCSAVCSCLPCKDDDGNNDRNLWGLSTLEISKRDYSPCELLAAEILLEMTSYCSALKTQNVDGGKIQWTKTPFQKTMKPQKLISSMEKSGSLLFRTRHHDTVRTLGLPQREHKPSGKKNDLSYIKTAGRAPTKCATRSEGGASPCKLEKDLQIDARSLNNITVRSTSLVPSLARVKNGYENQQKLGKTTPPTSTVGACIKDWGRGRSKQV; encoded by the exons ACAAAGCACGGATGATCAAGCCAAAGCGTGGTTTGGATGGCAAGAGAAATGATAGGAAGAACTTCAGATCAGGAATAAAAACTAGATACGATTCTTTTACATCAAAGTCTGGATTTGCTAGCTCTGATTCTAATTGTGGAGGAAACAACCTCCTAG GATTATATGGCCTGAGGTCAGATCTCTGTGATATTACAAAGCATATGGATGAGCCGGTCTTACATGAACTTCTTGATGGTAGTTATAAATACTGTAATATCAATgctgaaaaaggaaagaaaccccCAGTTGTCAATGAAAATTTATTTACGTCAGTGAGAAAGGCTTTCTCTATTCTGCCACATAATTGTGCAACAGACAGCAATGATAACAGAAAATCAGCTCCATGCCTCATGAAACCTAGTTCCTCATCAAGCATGTCAGACTGTTACCACAATGGTAAAGATGTTGATGAATCAGCATCCACAGCTAAG TATCCTAACTTGGATGGTGCTGATCTATATCAGCCAAAAAAAGTTCTAGAGAGTTTAGTTCTTCCTCCAGTCCAGGATCTCGGTACCCTTCTTTCAGATTTAAGCATGACTTCAAGCCTTTTGAAAACCACTCTACCAAAGAAAACTTGTCAAAGTGCTAGCTTGCCTCCTTTTCTATGGTCTAGTTATCATAATGGAGCTTGCAAACCCATTACTGATACTGCTAAACAAGTTTCAGCTAGGAACACATCTCAAGGTAGGTGGCTTAGAATCGCCAGCAATTCTGTTCTTGCGAGAGACAACCAACATTGCTTCTCAGATCTGGAATTGCTAACATTTGATAGCAATAAAGATCCTTTACAAAAGAGTGGTGTCCATCAAGATGATCCTTTGGATTCGTCTATAAAGCTTCCATACGATGGACCATCAAATATGGTGTCTCCTATGTCAACTCTTGAAAGCAATACTCCAGATGACAGGGGGTTGGAAAAAGAATCTTGCTTGTCTGTTTCTAAAAGGCTTAATTTGATGGGGGAGCACACAAACTCATCATATGTTTACCTAGAAGGTGACAATGAAGACAGTTTCTTACCTAGAACTTCTGGATCTGAAGCTAGTTTGAAGTTCCAAAGAAAGGATTCACACTCACTGGATCAAGTAAGATCTACATGTCAGTTCAGCAACACTGATGTTGCCCAGAAAGATCAGCATACAATAAACAAACATTGCTGCTCTGCTGTTTGTTCTTGCCTTCCTTGTAAAGATGATGATGGAAACAATGACCGGAATTTATGGGGTCTATCTACTTTGGAGATATCTAAACGTG ATTATTCGCCATGTGAACTGCTTGCTGCTGAGATACTACTTGAGATGACGAGCTACTGCAGTGCTCTGAAGACACAAAATGTAGATGGTGGAAAGATACAATGGACAAAGACTCCTTTCCAGAAGACAATGAAACCCCAAAAGTTGATATCCTCGATGGAAAAATCAGGGAGTTTGCTCTTCAGAACCAGGCACCATGATACAGTCAGGACTCTAGGCCTGCCACAACGGGAACATAAGCCAAGTGGGAAGAAAAATGATTTGAGCTACATCAAGACCGCTGGTAGAGCACCCACAAAATGTGCAACTAGGTCAGAAGGTGGTGCATCCCCCTGCAAGCTGGAAAAGGATCTACAGATTGATGCAAGGTCATTGAATAATATTACAGTCAGATCAACTAGTTTGGTTCCATCACTTGCACGAGTAAAAAATGGTTACGAAAATCAGCAGAAGCTCGGGAAAACAACACCCCCAACATCAACAGTTGGGGCTTGCATTAAGGATTGGGGTCGAGGAAGGAGCAAGCAAGTGTAA